The DNA sequence TACCATGATTGTATTTAAAAAGAATCATACGGCACTGAAAAGCTCCCTTGGGCTTTGTATCGCCGGATTTGTATTAATCGTCTATTCTACTTTCCTCACGCGAAGCGGTATTTTGGGCAATGCCTCAGTACACAGTTTCACTGATCTGGGCTTGAGTGGTCAATTACTGATTTATCTGGCCGTATTCACCATAGGTGGATTCGGTTTGTTCCTCTACCGATGGCGTGATTTGCCTGTTGAGGGTGAAGAGCCTTCGGTTTACAGCCGAGAATTTTGGATTTTCATTGGAGCGACCACCCTATGCCTGATGGCATTTCAGGTGATCATTCCTACCTCGATTCCGGTATGGAACAGCATTGTTAAGGCCTTCGGCGGAATTTCAAATGTTGCGCTCCCAACCGATCAAGTCGCCTTTTATTCCAAATTTCAGCTTTGGTTCGCCGTAGCCATTGCGTTACTATCGGGTACGGGACAGTTCTTTTACTGGAAAAAGATGGATGCGCAGAAATTCTGGGATGCCATTACCATTCCTTTTATTCTGACACTTGTTTTCTCTGGTGCCATCATTTTACTCTACCCTATCGCTGATCTGTCTTACATTGCATTGGTCACCGCAGGGATGTACTGCCTTACCGCCAATGGTTTTATTCTTTTCAGCTTGCTGAAGAAGAGCCCGAAACTTTCAGGTGGTGCCGTAACCCATATTGGAATGGCGCTGATGCTGATCGGGATTTTGTTCTCGGCAGGTTATTCCAATGTCGCTTCTTTGAATCAAACAGGAATGCCTATTTTCAAGGACGCCAAGGACAAACAGTTTGATCAGGAAAATTTGGTATTGTGGGTCAATAAAGATCGCCAAATGGGGCAGTATATACTGAACTATAAAGGCCGAAGACTTGAGGTGGATGGCATGCCCAATTATGTTGATCACAACCTTTTGAAATCAACAGGCGACAGCAGAATGAAAATTGCCCGTGAGGACCTTGCCTACGAAGGGCGCACCTATTTCCACAAAGGCGACACCGTAGAAGTTCACCCTGAAAACATCTACTTTGAGGTGGATTACAAGGACCTTTCAAATGGTCAGAATTTCACCCTCTTCCCACGTGCACAGGTCAATCCAAACATGGGCATGGTGATCTCTCCTGATATTAAAAGAGGACTCACTGGTGACCTCTATACGCACGTTTCCGCATTTATCACTCCTGATCAGGAAACGGAGTGGAGCCCTGCAAAAACTTTTGAGGCAAAAATGGGCGAGCAGTTCATCATTAATGATTTCGTTTGCCGTTTCGATTCCCTCACCAAGCTGAACAAGATTGGTGATATGCCTTTGAATAAAGAGGATGTGGCTGTACAGGCGACAGTAACTATTTTTGATCAAAACAGATCCTATGAAGTCAACCCAATCTTTTTGGTCAGTGGGCAGCAAGTAGGAAAAATCCCTGAAGTATCCGAGGATTTAGGTATTAAACTGAGCTTGTCCAATATCAAACCCAAGGAAGGCATATTTGTCTTTGAGGCACAAACAAGCCAAAAAGATTATATTGTACTCAAAGCCCTGAACAAACCATTTATCAATGTGTTATGGCTCGGGACCCTTTTGGTGATGATTGGCTTCTCTATTGCGATGGTCAGAAGATATCAGGAATTTAAAAAGCTGAGAGACAAAAAATCAGGCAAACGATTCACCGCAGAAAATAAAACAGAAAAAAGTATCCCTTCCTGAAAACAATCAGAAGAGTTGTGAAGTTATAATAGCAGACTGCCATAAATACAGTCTCTTATAGATTTTCGGTGTGTTACATCGATCTTCTTATATTTAAGTTACCGACTCACGTCGGCATTACCACTTGTATCATTATAGTGGAGATTAAATTGAAGGATAGCACTTGAAACTGCTATCCTTTTTTTTGTCGTTTTTTTCAGCACCATGCTTGACAAATGATTATATTTCAGTAATTTAAGTACAGACAATTAATCGATTCAAAACTTTGAAAAATTCCTACTCTTTGAAAATCAAGTCATAAAAGTACCGAGATCATAACCGCTTGATAAAGGTGCCTTTTGTGACCATTATGGTATTATCTTTATCTGTACGCTTATGAATTTCATCACGCACGAATCTTTACATCAACGATTTAAAGGCTGGATCTCCAATATTGACTTCTGGCAATCAGAAATCCGATTTTTCAAGAAACAACAAGAGCTGATCCTCGCCCACTCTCAGGATGAAACACATGCGAGGATGCTTAATGAATTGGCCCATCACCAGCGTTTACTCTCCAAACTCCGACAAATTATTTCCGCCCATTCCTCTTTCTATTGTGATTACGTTAATCGGAGAGGAGAATTTCCCGATCAGGCAATTGGTGAGGAGGATTTTCACGAAAGTGAAAAGCACCTTCAGGTATTTAAGCGAAGTTATAAAAAGCTTAAAGAGCGACTCCGAAAAAGATCGCTTGCCACCGCCTGAACGTGACAGCTTGGAGCGCAACGGTGTAGGTAACAAATGCCTGTTACCGCCGATCAGCCGATGTGACTAAAAACAAAAAAGCTCCCTGAATTTGGGAGCTTTATACTTTTATAATAAATCTTCAATAACCTTTTCAATCGATAACCCCTCGGCCTCGGCCTTAAAGTTCCGAAATACCCGATGGCGCAAAATAGGCTCGGCCACCGCCTTAACGTCTTCAATATCGGGTGAGTATTTACCGTGTAGCAAAGCGTGGCATTTAGCCGCAATTACGAGCCACTGAGAAGCTCTTGGCCCTGCTCCCCACTCAAGGTATTTTTTTGAGAATGATGGTGCATTAGGACTCGTAGGTCTTGTTTTATTCACCAGCATCACGGCATATTCCACCACATTATCGGCAATTGGCACCCGACGCACCAACTGTTGATAAGCTAAAATCTTATCTTTCCCCATTACTTTATTCACCTGTGGATTTGCTCCAATAGTCGTTGCCTTCACAATGCTCACCTCCTCTTCATAGGTTGGGTAGTCCAAATAAATATTGAACATGAATCGGTCCAGTTGCGCCTCAGGAAGTGGATAAGTTCCTTCTTGCTCAATGGGGTTTTGTGTTGCTAAAACGAAAAATGGCTCATCAAGATGATAGTGTTGCCCTGCAATGGTAACCGAGTACTCCTGCATGGATTCCAGCAAAGCAGCCTGCGTTTTCGGAGGCGTCCGGTTGATTTCATCCGCAAGTAAAATATTGGAAAATATCGGCCCTTTAATGAATTTAAAGTTACGCTCTTTGTCCAATGTTTCGGACCCCAAAATATCAGAAGGCATTAAGTCAGGGGTAAACTGAATACGGTTAAATGATAGA is a window from the Persicobacter psychrovividus genome containing:
- a CDS encoding heme lyase CcmF/NrfE family subunit, with amino-acid sequence MMNISLGNIGHLLTIFAFITSLVAAFSYYKATAGSKLKANDWLKNGRWAFLAHAVTTLGVFAILFTIVSGNHFEYNYAWSHSSKHLPWYYMLSAMWEGQEGSFLIWMVWNALLGVVLIFTNKSWEGPVMVVFALVQAFLASMVLGVVVGHTQIGLSPFALLRDAMDAPIFLSNPNFIPEDGSGLNPLLQSYWMVIHPPILFLGFATTLVPFAYATAALWTKRYQDWVRPALPWTLFSAAVLGFGILLGAYWAYETLNFGGYWNWDPVENSSYVPWLILVAAIHTMIVFKKNHTALKSSLGLCIAGFVLIVYSTFLTRSGILGNASVHSFTDLGLSGQLLIYLAVFTIGGFGLFLYRWRDLPVEGEEPSVYSREFWIFIGATTLCLMAFQVIIPTSIPVWNSIVKAFGGISNVALPTDQVAFYSKFQLWFAVAIALLSGTGQFFYWKKMDAQKFWDAITIPFILTLVFSGAIILLYPIADLSYIALVTAGMYCLTANGFILFSLLKKSPKLSGGAVTHIGMALMLIGILFSAGYSNVASLNQTGMPIFKDAKDKQFDQENLVLWVNKDRQMGQYILNYKGRRLEVDGMPNYVDHNLLKSTGDSRMKIAREDLAYEGRTYFHKGDTVEVHPENIYFEVDYKDLSNGQNFTLFPRAQVNPNMGMVISPDIKRGLTGDLYTHVSAFITPDQETEWSPAKTFEAKMGEQFIINDFVCRFDSLTKLNKIGDMPLNKEDVAVQATVTIFDQNRSYEVNPIFLVSGQQVGKIPEVSEDLGIKLSLSNIKPKEGIFVFEAQTSQKDYIVLKALNKPFINVLWLGTLLVMIGFSIAMVRRYQEFKKLRDKKSGKRFTAENKTEKSIPS
- a CDS encoding MoxR family ATPase, giving the protein MSLFDSDVTAADQLAEDFSLLKKEIGKVVLGQEKVVEQVLTSLFCKSHSLLVGVPGLAKTLLIKTISEVLDLSFNRIQFTPDLMPSDILGSETLDKERNFKFIKGPIFSNILLADEINRTPPKTQAALLESMQEYSVTIAGQHYHLDEPFFVLATQNPIEQEGTYPLPEAQLDRFMFNIYLDYPTYEEEVSIVKATTIGANPQVNKVMGKDKILAYQQLVRRVPIADNVVEYAVMLVNKTRPTSPNAPSFSKKYLEWGAGPRASQWLVIAAKCHALLHGKYSPDIEDVKAVAEPILRHRVFRNFKAEAEGLSIEKVIEDLL